A portion of the Corynebacterium jeikeium genome contains these proteins:
- the hrpA gene encoding ATP-dependent RNA helicase HrpA, which produces MSTPSRSDKPAPRAQSGNHHSGHRNSARPQRSGKPAKDTRKKELYQLADQLPIREAQSFRRRLKRASAPKALSAISADLDFALERLEDRRKAIPRITYPAQLPVSARRDDIAEAIENNQVVIIAGETGSGKTTQIPKICLELGRGVRGKIGHTQPRRIAARSVAERIAHELGEKIGQHVGYAVRFDDRVGKDTCIKLMTDGILLAEIGRDRLLREYDTIIIDEAHERSLNIDFLLGYLKHILPQRPDLKIIITSATIDPERFARHFAPDDEHPAPIIEVSGRTYPVEIRYRPLVRTVVAKNGQEKEVAIEQIDGVIAACEELMRLGGGDILVFFSGEREIREAAEAIEGKHWKGVEAVPLFGRLSNAEQHLIFTPHSGRRIVLATNIAETSLTVPGIEYVVDTGTARISRYSTRTKVQRLPVEDISQASANQRSGRCGRVADGVAIRLYSEEDFLSRPEFTDPEILRTNLASVVLQMISLRLGAIEDFPFVQPPEHKAIRDGINLLTELQAITTTSGSDAPELTDIGRQIARIPVDPRLARMLVEGYENTTLGAVTVIVAALSLQDVRERPLEFQAQADQLHARFKDTTSDFNSLLKLWEYLEEKRRELSGNQFRKMCKREYLHYLRVREWQDLVRQLHQATAELGWHLSARSSTNGVDNPDEVAKSLLPGLLSMIGTREGEGKEFTGTRNTKFLIHPSSALAKKPPRWVMAAEIVETSRTFARNVGTIQPQWLEKVAPHLLKHQYSKPHWSTKRGAAMAYQKSTLYGVPVVVDRLMPYHRVNADAARSIFIRSALVDGEWNTHHEFFKNNQDKLAEAEKIEEKQRSRGIVVDDDVLYAFYDSKLPASITTATNFDRWWKKTKPKQPNLLDFDPNKLLNPEAGDIDDNAFPEMWQQGSVDFSLSYKFEPGAPDDGVTLRVPVPLLAGLREDGFDWQVPGLRAELAEAYIRTLPKALRKSVVPAPDFARRALETMTPYSGRFVDVFADALRRLGGSGINGADFAPSKLPAHLRFNYAVVDRHGKIVDQSRDLAALRDKHASTVSTAVSKRSKSAAREAVKKWTSENLGAVSLTVKSNVDGQSVTMYPTLVTTKDGVAIEVKPTKAQAEATLATTNLTMLLRDCPVNGAQMTKGLPLQQRVGVDAWPHGGADGLVEDCRVAVIRDRMMAAGGPVRDPKEFDKLLEHVRSGVASEVRQLVVGVAQAMPRYVSVVNQLNKWEGDAIDDMRRQLEFMFPKGAVARHGWQHLRHLPRYLQAMEIRLEEMNRDPDRDAEREDEVTEAREYLAAKLQQLPKARSNSAEVRDIQWLIQELRVSLFAQRLGTAQSVSLTRIKKRVDKLR; this is translated from the coding sequence ATGAGTACTCCTAGCCGTTCTGATAAACCAGCTCCACGTGCCCAGTCGGGAAACCACCACTCCGGCCACCGCAATTCCGCCAGGCCACAGCGCTCTGGCAAACCTGCTAAGGACACGCGTAAAAAGGAGCTCTACCAGCTCGCTGATCAATTGCCGATTCGGGAGGCTCAGTCCTTCCGACGCCGGCTAAAGCGAGCATCCGCGCCGAAGGCGCTGTCTGCAATCTCTGCAGACCTCGACTTTGCGCTGGAGCGGTTAGAAGATCGTCGTAAAGCGATTCCTCGCATCACCTACCCTGCCCAGTTGCCGGTGTCCGCGCGCCGCGACGACATTGCAGAGGCAATTGAAAACAACCAGGTCGTCATTATTGCTGGTGAGACTGGCTCTGGTAAGACTACGCAGATCCCGAAGATATGCCTCGAACTGGGACGCGGCGTGCGGGGCAAGATTGGTCACACTCAGCCACGTCGTATTGCGGCGCGTTCCGTCGCGGAGCGCATCGCTCATGAGCTGGGCGAAAAGATTGGACAGCACGTCGGCTATGCAGTGCGTTTTGACGATCGCGTGGGCAAGGATACCTGCATCAAACTGATGACCGACGGTATCCTGCTGGCCGAAATTGGCCGCGACCGGCTGCTGCGCGAGTACGACACCATCATCATCGATGAGGCGCACGAGCGCAGCCTCAACATCGACTTCCTGCTGGGATATTTAAAGCATATTCTGCCGCAGCGTCCAGATCTGAAAATCATTATCACTTCCGCGACGATTGATCCGGAACGGTTCGCTCGTCATTTCGCGCCTGACGACGAGCACCCTGCGCCCATCATCGAGGTGTCAGGGCGCACCTACCCGGTGGAAATCCGCTATCGCCCGCTGGTGCGGACCGTTGTTGCGAAGAATGGGCAGGAAAAGGAAGTCGCCATCGAGCAGATCGATGGTGTTATCGCTGCGTGTGAAGAGCTGATGCGGCTTGGCGGCGGCGATATCCTGGTGTTCTTTTCGGGTGAGCGAGAGATCCGAGAAGCTGCCGAAGCCATCGAGGGCAAACACTGGAAAGGTGTAGAAGCCGTTCCACTATTCGGTCGGCTATCTAATGCAGAGCAGCATCTGATCTTCACTCCGCATTCCGGGCGTCGCATTGTGCTGGCGACCAACATTGCGGAAACGTCGCTGACGGTCCCTGGTATCGAGTATGTCGTCGATACTGGTACCGCACGCATTTCCCGCTACTCCACCCGCACGAAGGTGCAGCGCCTGCCAGTTGAGGACATCAGCCAGGCATCTGCGAATCAGCGCTCTGGACGCTGTGGCCGTGTAGCTGATGGTGTGGCGATTCGTCTCTACAGCGAAGAGGATTTTCTCTCGCGCCCCGAGTTTACGGATCCGGAGATTCTGCGCACCAATCTCGCTTCGGTTGTACTGCAAATGATTTCACTGCGGCTTGGCGCGATTGAGGACTTCCCCTTTGTCCAGCCACCAGAGCACAAAGCAATCCGCGATGGCATTAACCTGCTCACAGAGCTTCAGGCTATTACCACCACGTCGGGGTCTGATGCCCCCGAGCTGACGGACATCGGCCGACAAATTGCCCGTATCCCAGTCGACCCGCGTCTTGCCCGCATGCTGGTCGAAGGGTACGAGAACACCACTCTTGGGGCGGTAACCGTCATTGTCGCCGCTTTGTCTCTGCAGGATGTTCGCGAACGTCCACTGGAGTTCCAAGCTCAGGCAGATCAGCTACATGCCCGTTTTAAGGACACCACCAGCGACTTCAACTCCCTACTGAAGCTCTGGGAGTACCTGGAGGAAAAGCGTCGCGAGCTTAGCGGTAACCAATTCCGCAAGATGTGCAAGCGCGAGTACCTCCACTATCTGCGCGTTCGCGAGTGGCAGGACTTGGTGCGTCAGCTCCACCAGGCAACGGCCGAGCTGGGCTGGCATCTTTCGGCCCGCAGCTCAACCAACGGTGTCGACAATCCCGACGAGGTGGCAAAGTCACTGTTACCGGGTCTGTTATCGATGATTGGTACGCGCGAGGGCGAGGGCAAGGAATTTACTGGCACCCGCAACACTAAGTTCCTCATTCACCCCTCGTCCGCGTTGGCAAAGAAGCCGCCTCGCTGGGTGATGGCTGCGGAAATCGTCGAGACCTCGCGCACTTTTGCGCGCAACGTCGGCACGATTCAGCCGCAGTGGCTAGAGAAGGTAGCCCCTCATCTGCTCAAGCACCAGTACTCAAAGCCTCACTGGTCTACTAAGCGCGGTGCAGCGATGGCTTACCAGAAGTCGACGCTCTACGGCGTGCCCGTGGTGGTTGACCGTTTGATGCCTTATCACCGAGTCAATGCCGACGCCGCCCGCTCGATCTTCATTCGCTCTGCGCTTGTCGACGGCGAATGGAACACACATCACGAGTTCTTTAAGAACAATCAAGACAAACTTGCCGAAGCCGAGAAGATCGAGGAAAAGCAGCGTTCCCGCGGCATTGTCGTCGATGACGACGTGCTCTACGCGTTCTACGACTCCAAGCTGCCCGCCTCTATCACCACGGCCACCAATTTTGACCGCTGGTGGAAGAAAACTAAGCCCAAGCAGCCAAATCTACTGGACTTTGATCCCAATAAGCTGCTCAACCCCGAAGCCGGCGACATCGACGACAACGCCTTCCCCGAAATGTGGCAGCAGGGCTCGGTCGATTTCTCTCTGTCCTATAAATTCGAACCGGGCGCCCCTGATGACGGTGTGACTCTCCGTGTCCCCGTGCCTCTTCTTGCAGGTCTGCGTGAAGATGGCTTCGACTGGCAGGTACCAGGTCTTCGCGCTGAGCTCGCGGAAGCCTACATTCGCACTCTGCCGAAGGCACTGCGGAAGTCCGTTGTCCCCGCCCCGGATTTCGCACGCCGCGCGCTGGAGACGATGACTCCGTACTCAGGCCGCTTCGTCGATGTTTTTGCCGATGCTTTACGACGACTCGGAGGCTCGGGCATCAATGGTGCAGACTTTGCCCCTTCGAAGCTGCCAGCACACTTGCGCTTTAACTACGCAGTGGTCGACCGCCATGGAAAGATCGTCGATCAGAGCCGAGATCTTGCTGCGCTTCGAGACAAGCATGCCTCGACGGTCTCAACTGCTGTGTCGAAACGTTCGAAGTCTGCAGCACGCGAAGCTGTGAAAAAGTGGACTTCAGAGAACTTGGGCGCCGTCTCATTAACGGTCAAAAGTAATGTCGACGGTCAGTCCGTCACGATGTATCCGACGCTGGTGACCACCAAGGATGGCGTGGCCATTGAGGTCAAACCAACTAAGGCTCAGGCTGAGGCGACGTTGGCGACCACAAACTTGACAATGCTATTGCGGGATTGCCCAGTAAATGGTGCACAAATGACTAAGGGGCTTCCACTCCAGCAACGTGTTGGCGTGGACGCATGGCCACATGGGGGCGCCGATGGGCTTGTCGAGGACTGCCGTGTCGCAGTGATTCGCGACCGTATGATGGCTGCCGGCGGCCCGGTCCGCGATCCGAAGGAATTCGACAAACTACTCGAACACGTTCGTTCTGGAGTCGCCTCAGAGGTGCGCCAATTGGTCGTCGGCGTTGCCCAGGCAATGCCTCGTTATGTCTCGGTGGTAAATCAGCTAAACAAGTGGGAAGGCGATGCTATTGACGATATGCGTCGCCAGCTGGAGTTCATGTTCCCTAAGGGCGCTGTGGCAAGGCACGGTTGGCAGCACCTACGACATTTGCCACGTTATCTCCAAGCGATGGAGATTCGGCTTGAGGAAATGAACCGTGACCCGGACCGTGATGCCGAACGTGAAGATGAGGTGACTGAGGCCCGCGAATACTTGGCGGCAAAGCTTCAGCAGCTGCCTAAGGCACGTTCGAATTCCGCGGAGGTACGGGATATTCAGTGGCTCATTCAAGAGCTGCGCGTCAGCCTTTTCGCACAACGGCTGGGTACCGCCCAGAGCGTATCCCTGACTCGAATAAAGAAACGTGTGGATAAACTGCGTTAG
- a CDS encoding DeoR/GlpR transcriptional regulator, which translates to MYAEERRRKIASLTAVEGRVTVADLAEAFDVTAETIRRDLAQLDAEGAVHRVHGGAVATRSFQTVEFSVAARKNAQKDAKLSIARCAADFLPDSGGGIFLDAGTTTEALAELMVHSPDNRRWSVVTNSLPNAITLAGSNRIELQLLGGQVRVITQAVAGDTALRTLAVMRADVAFIGSNALTIDHGLSTADPQEAAVKRAMITNARKVIVMADSTKLGRDFLVSFAALEDIDVVITDSSAPEQFVNDLREQGVEVVVAS; encoded by the coding sequence ATGTACGCAGAGGAACGCCGCCGGAAGATTGCGTCTTTGACAGCAGTCGAAGGGCGCGTGACGGTCGCTGATCTTGCGGAAGCTTTCGATGTCACAGCAGAGACGATTCGCCGTGACCTAGCTCAGTTGGATGCAGAGGGCGCAGTTCACCGCGTACACGGTGGCGCTGTGGCTACTCGTTCTTTTCAGACTGTTGAGTTTTCAGTTGCCGCTCGAAAGAACGCGCAAAAGGACGCGAAGCTCTCTATTGCCCGCTGTGCTGCGGATTTTCTGCCTGACTCTGGTGGTGGAATTTTTCTCGATGCTGGAACTACCACCGAGGCTCTTGCAGAGCTGATGGTCCACTCCCCTGATAACCGCCGTTGGTCGGTTGTCACAAACTCTCTTCCCAACGCCATCACACTCGCAGGATCGAACCGCATTGAGCTTCAACTCCTTGGCGGCCAAGTTCGCGTCATTACTCAGGCGGTTGCTGGCGATACGGCACTCCGCACTCTCGCGGTTATGCGTGCCGATGTCGCTTTCATTGGTTCTAATGCCTTGACAATTGACCACGGTCTTTCTACTGCTGATCCGCAGGAAGCGGCGGTAAAGCGCGCGATGATTACGAATGCGCGCAAGGTCATCGTTATGGCGGACTCGACGAAACTTGGCCGCGACTTTCTCGTCAGCTTTGCAGCATTGGAAGATATCGACGTCGTGATTACAGATTCCTCTGCCCCGGAACAGTTCGTCAACGATCTCAGGGAGCAAGGTGTCGAGGTTGTGGTTGCTTCATGA
- the nrdR gene encoding transcriptional repressor NrdR, whose amino-acid sequence MYCQFCHHDQTRVLDSRLIDNGMGIRRRRECLNCGKRFSTIERSQLMVVKRDGIPEEFNREKVIQGVRRACQGREVSESQLKKLAQKVEESLREKGTPRVDSNDIGLAILEPLKELDEVGYLRFASVYKSFSSADDFAQEIASMRKGKGPQANGNEVKKN is encoded by the coding sequence GTGTATTGCCAGTTTTGTCATCATGATCAGACACGAGTCTTGGACTCACGGTTGATAGATAACGGTATGGGGATTCGTCGCCGAAGGGAATGCCTGAATTGCGGCAAACGTTTTTCTACGATTGAACGCTCGCAGCTGATGGTCGTTAAACGGGATGGAATCCCTGAGGAATTCAACCGCGAAAAGGTTATCCAGGGTGTTCGACGTGCGTGCCAGGGGCGCGAAGTATCAGAGTCTCAGCTGAAGAAACTTGCACAAAAAGTGGAGGAGAGCCTCCGCGAGAAAGGCACGCCCCGGGTGGACTCAAACGATATCGGCCTTGCCATCCTTGAGCCGCTCAAAGAACTGGACGAAGTTGGCTATCTCCGCTTCGCTTCGGTGTACAAGTCCTTTTCCTCCGCGGACGATTTCGCGCAAGAGATTGCCAGCATGCGCAAGGGGAAAGGACCGCAGGCTAATGGCAACGAGGTTAAAAAGAACTAA
- a CDS encoding DUF1846 domain-containing protein, whose amino-acid sequence MAQAVGFNREKYIEMQSAHIKKRRADIAGEGGKLYLEMGGKLFDDMHASRVLPGFTPDNKIAMLDRLKDDLEIMVCINAKDLERHKVRADLDITYEDDVLRLVDVFRERGFLVDSVVVTQLSDDNTLAKNFIERLQRLGLSVIRHRNIEGYPTNTEKIVSEAGFGLNEWAQTSRDLVVVTAPGPGSGKLATCLSQIYHDHKHGIRSGYAKFETFPIWNLALEHPVNLAYEAATADLDDINLIDPFHLAAYDTKVTSYNRDVEVFPLLRTLLEKLAGESPYKSPTDMGVNMAGYCIDDDEVCREASNQEIVRRYYKALVDEHKNSADDEVSQRIAMIMSKANVSTAARRVVAPALEVEKSTGAPGSAIELHDGTIITGKTSELLGCSAAMLLNALKKLANIDPDLHLLSPAAIEPIQTLKTHHLGSRNPRLHTDEVLIALSVSAATSDDARAALAELKNLRNCDVHTTTILGSVDETIFRNLGVLVTSEPKYQKKALYQKH is encoded by the coding sequence ATGGCTCAGGCTGTCGGTTTTAACCGCGAAAAGTACATCGAAATGCAATCCGCTCATATTAAGAAGCGGCGCGCAGACATCGCAGGTGAAGGCGGCAAGCTCTATCTCGAAATGGGCGGCAAGCTATTTGATGACATGCATGCCTCGCGCGTGCTCCCCGGCTTCACGCCTGACAATAAAATCGCTATGCTCGATCGCCTCAAAGACGATCTGGAAATCATGGTGTGCATCAATGCCAAGGATTTGGAGCGCCACAAGGTCCGCGCTGACCTCGACATCACTTACGAAGACGATGTGCTGCGCCTCGTCGATGTCTTTCGTGAACGCGGGTTTCTAGTCGACAGCGTCGTCGTCACGCAGCTTTCCGACGACAACACCCTGGCAAAGAACTTCATTGAGCGCCTGCAGCGACTCGGATTGAGCGTAATCCGCCATCGCAATATCGAGGGCTACCCGACAAACACGGAGAAAATTGTCAGTGAAGCCGGCTTCGGGCTGAATGAATGGGCGCAAACGTCGCGGGACTTGGTCGTTGTTACAGCGCCGGGCCCGGGCTCTGGAAAGCTGGCGACCTGTCTATCGCAGATTTATCACGATCACAAACACGGAATTCGTTCCGGTTACGCAAAGTTTGAGACCTTCCCTATCTGGAACCTGGCACTCGAACACCCGGTAAATCTGGCCTACGAGGCGGCAACAGCTGATCTCGATGACATCAATCTCATCGACCCTTTTCATTTGGCCGCCTATGACACCAAGGTCACCAGCTATAACCGTGATGTCGAGGTCTTCCCACTGCTGCGCACTCTGTTGGAGAAGCTCGCGGGCGAGTCGCCGTACAAGTCACCGACCGACATGGGCGTCAATATGGCCGGTTACTGTATCGACGATGACGAAGTGTGCCGAGAGGCATCCAACCAGGAAATCGTTCGCCGTTACTACAAGGCTCTTGTCGACGAACACAAGAACAGCGCAGACGACGAAGTCTCACAGCGCATTGCCATGATTATGAGCAAGGCCAACGTGTCGACAGCCGCCCGCCGAGTCGTCGCACCAGCACTTGAAGTTGAGAAATCTACCGGGGCACCGGGTAGCGCAATCGAATTGCACGACGGCACAATCATCACGGGCAAGACTTCTGAACTACTCGGATGCTCAGCAGCAATGCTCCTCAACGCTCTCAAGAAGCTCGCCAATATCGACCCGGACTTGCACTTGCTCTCCCCAGCTGCCATTGAGCCAATTCAAACGCTTAAGACGCATCACCTGGGCAGCCGCAACCCCCGCTTACATACCGACGAGGTTCTTATCGCCCTTTCCGTGTCGGCGGCCACCAGCGACGATGCCCGCGCAGCCCTCGCCGAGCTGAAGAACCTTCGAAACTGCGATGTCCACACCACCACCATTCTGGGCAGCGTGGACGAAACAATTTTCCGCAACCTCGGTGTGCTAGTGACTTCGGAGCCTAAGTACCAGAAGAAGGCTCTCTATCAGAAGCACTAA
- a CDS encoding N-acylsphingosine amidohydrolase, whose amino-acid sequence MLDPQMASSSNSAEPTARAPYQVGRRGFLVGATAVSAASMMPAVNGASKANAAPANGASAAAGNSTTTLNVGRGMADMTGEPLGAGMNGYAVMDQTTSGLRLRQMARAFIFGDDNDNRVVHVTADMGLMFQSIQMEVLRRLRALFGDLYHEGNVLICASHTHVAPGGTSGHLMVDLTTLGFRPVTFEAVVVGVVKAIERAHADYQPSTIHLTKGIAKDAGVNRSLEAFRRNPEEEQRLFPDGVNPESHTLHVSRGGREVGFINWYGIHPTTFGPEHTIIDGDNKGYAAWKVEVDRGVTHREPADAPFVAAFTMSCPGDISPNMGLVPNSGPGNGDEAESARILGQRQIDATQGQTIALPGGGISTVHKWVNLGDVDIDGQFTPDGQPHRTGPAILGAAFAASSQEDGGGEPALGFNEGQRGGTPWVRQLNNVVLPKNIGEIQGEKECLLPVGYIDGLLQQTHMFSITRIGGFTLITNGLEPTTMSGYRMRQHVAEVLGVPIDTVICQGYTNSYGHYVVTPEEYDQQDYEGGATAFGKYTLSAMISIYHDLAHALADGMAVDPGSAAGDLTGIIPPSPAGGKIIDSAPMGKNFGDVLESTASVTVGQKAVAQFVAANPNNDLRLEDGYLLIKNDRGEIVSDDWDQATVIEFAKDGNYTTAKVTWETGGVAPGKYDIIVRGSALGAGDSLNEFEGVAAVELV is encoded by the coding sequence ATGCTCGATCCCCAGATGGCATCATCGTCGAATTCGGCAGAACCAACCGCACGCGCCCCGTACCAAGTGGGCAGGCGAGGCTTCCTCGTCGGAGCAACTGCCGTGTCAGCTGCGAGTATGATGCCTGCCGTAAATGGTGCATCAAAGGCAAACGCCGCTCCTGCAAACGGGGCTTCTGCCGCCGCGGGGAATTCGACCACCACTTTGAATGTCGGTCGAGGAATGGCTGACATGACAGGCGAGCCACTCGGCGCTGGCATGAACGGGTATGCGGTCATGGACCAGACCACCTCGGGTCTGCGTCTTCGCCAGATGGCGCGTGCATTCATCTTCGGTGATGACAACGACAACCGTGTCGTCCACGTCACCGCAGATATGGGGCTCATGTTCCAGTCCATCCAGATGGAAGTTCTGCGGCGACTGCGAGCTCTCTTCGGAGACCTCTACCACGAGGGCAACGTGCTTATCTGCGCATCTCATACGCATGTCGCGCCGGGTGGTACATCGGGCCATCTTATGGTCGACCTGACTACTCTCGGTTTCCGTCCCGTCACTTTCGAAGCTGTGGTCGTCGGTGTGGTCAAGGCTATTGAACGTGCACACGCTGATTACCAGCCGTCGACTATCCACCTGACCAAGGGGATTGCCAAGGATGCGGGTGTTAACCGCTCCCTGGAGGCATTCAGGCGTAACCCCGAGGAAGAACAGCGTCTTTTCCCCGACGGAGTCAACCCGGAAAGCCATACACTGCACGTGAGTCGCGGTGGTCGCGAAGTCGGATTCATTAACTGGTATGGAATTCATCCGACCACCTTCGGCCCCGAGCACACCATCATCGACGGCGACAACAAGGGCTATGCAGCATGGAAGGTTGAGGTCGACCGCGGGGTTACCCACCGTGAGCCGGCCGATGCCCCCTTTGTCGCCGCATTTACCATGTCGTGCCCGGGTGACATCAGCCCGAACATGGGGCTCGTGCCAAATTCGGGTCCCGGCAACGGAGACGAAGCAGAGTCCGCCCGCATTCTCGGTCAGCGTCAGATTGACGCTACCCAGGGTCAGACCATTGCACTGCCAGGAGGCGGAATCTCTACCGTCCACAAGTGGGTCAACCTCGGCGATGTCGACATTGACGGCCAATTCACGCCCGACGGCCAGCCGCACCGCACTGGACCTGCAATCCTCGGTGCGGCCTTCGCAGCCAGTAGCCAGGAGGACGGCGGCGGCGAACCAGCCCTAGGTTTCAACGAGGGCCAGCGTGGAGGCACACCGTGGGTACGTCAGCTCAATAACGTCGTACTCCCGAAAAATATCGGGGAGATTCAGGGCGAGAAAGAGTGCCTGCTGCCAGTGGGCTACATCGATGGTCTTCTCCAGCAGACCCATATGTTCTCCATCACCCGCATCGGTGGCTTCACCTTGATCACCAACGGCCTTGAACCCACCACGATGTCGGGTTACCGCATGCGTCAGCACGTCGCCGAAGTCCTCGGCGTTCCAATCGACACTGTCATCTGCCAGGGCTACACCAACAGCTATGGACACTACGTCGTTACCCCAGAGGAATACGATCAGCAGGACTACGAGGGCGGCGCGACGGCTTTCGGCAAGTACACGCTCAGTGCGATGATCTCCATCTATCACGATCTCGCCCACGCGCTTGCCGACGGCATGGCTGTCGACCCGGGTAGTGCTGCAGGTGATCTCACTGGCATCATCCCGCCGTCGCCAGCAGGAGGAAAGATTATCGATTCCGCACCAATGGGCAAGAATTTTGGTGACGTGCTCGAATCGACTGCAAGCGTCACGGTAGGGCAGAAGGCCGTTGCCCAATTCGTCGCGGCAAATCCGAATAACGACTTGCGACTGGAAGACGGCTACCTACTCATCAAGAATGACCGCGGTGAGATCGTTTCTGACGACTGGGACCAGGCAACTGTCATTGAATTTGCCAAGGACGGTAATTACACCACCGCCAAGGTCACTTGGGAGACCGGAGGAGTCGCGCCGGGCAAGTATGACATCATCGTGCGTGGTAGCGCGTTGGGTGCCGGTGATTCGCTGAACGAGTTCGAGGGAGTCGCCGCGGTGGAGCTCGTGTAA
- the lexA gene encoding transcriptional repressor LexA — MAQKKKANPKTLTDRQRRILDVISDAVVLRGYPPSIREIGDAVGLNSTSSVAYQLKELEKKGFLRRDPHKPRAVNVRDSKSSAGTFTPVKPGPKATGTTQTPEMPEDMPEPIFVPIVGQIAAGNPILAEQHVESHMALPMEITGSGQLYLLKVVGDSMVDAGILDGDWVVVRSQDVVEQGDFVAALFEDEATVKEWHEDAAGKWLMPHNRAFDPLPAEHAKILGKIVSVLRSL, encoded by the coding sequence ATGGCTCAAAAGAAGAAAGCTAACCCTAAAACACTCACCGATCGGCAGCGTCGGATTCTTGACGTCATTTCGGATGCCGTCGTACTTCGCGGATACCCACCGAGCATTCGAGAAATTGGGGATGCTGTGGGCTTGAATTCCACCTCGTCGGTGGCATACCAACTCAAGGAGTTGGAGAAGAAGGGCTTTCTCCGCCGCGACCCACACAAACCCCGCGCGGTAAACGTAAGGGATTCGAAGTCCTCCGCTGGCACTTTCACTCCGGTAAAGCCTGGGCCAAAGGCTACTGGCACCACCCAAACTCCCGAGATGCCAGAGGACATGCCAGAGCCAATCTTCGTTCCTATCGTTGGACAGATTGCGGCTGGCAACCCTATTTTGGCGGAGCAGCATGTGGAAAGTCACATGGCACTTCCGATGGAGATTACGGGCTCTGGTCAGCTATACCTACTCAAGGTCGTGGGTGATTCCATGGTTGACGCGGGCATTCTCGACGGAGACTGGGTGGTAGTCCGTTCCCAAGACGTGGTCGAACAGGGAGATTTCGTTGCAGCCCTGTTTGAAGATGAAGCAACAGTCAAGGAATGGCACGAAGACGCTGCTGGCAAGTGGCTCATGCCCCATAATCGCGCCTTTGACCCACTCCCCGCGGAGCACGCCAAAATCCTCGGCAAGATTGTCAGCGTCCTACGCAGCCTCTAA
- a CDS encoding rhodanese-related sulfurtransferase: MSISKILLYYQFAPLSDPRAIMLWQRDLCESLGLKGRILVSEHGINGTVGGDLDACKKYIKKTKQYPAFHSMQFKWSEGGADDFPKLSVRVRDEIVAFGAPGELKVDVDGVIGGGTHLKPEEVNKLVEERGDDVIFFDGRNAMEAEIGKFKNAVVPDVKTTHDFIDELESGKYDWMKDKPVISYCTGGIRCEILSALMKNRGFEEVYQIDGGIVRYGEKFGNKGLWEGSLYVFDKRMHMEFGDGIEDEDYVQLGHCVHCGKPTNTFQNCINEDTCRRQVLICDDCWEHTETQHCGREDCKEVAEELAAAK; encoded by the coding sequence GTGAGCATCAGCAAGATTCTTCTGTACTACCAGTTCGCCCCACTGTCCGATCCGCGTGCCATCATGCTATGGCAGCGCGATCTTTGCGAGTCGTTAGGGCTCAAGGGCCGCATTCTGGTGTCCGAGCACGGCATCAATGGCACCGTCGGCGGTGATCTCGATGCCTGCAAGAAGTACATCAAGAAAACCAAGCAGTACCCCGCTTTTCACTCCATGCAGTTCAAGTGGAGCGAAGGCGGCGCTGATGACTTTCCAAAACTCTCCGTCAGGGTTCGCGACGAAATCGTCGCTTTCGGTGCTCCGGGTGAGCTGAAAGTCGATGTCGATGGTGTCATTGGCGGCGGCACACATTTGAAGCCGGAAGAGGTCAATAAACTGGTCGAGGAACGCGGCGACGATGTCATCTTCTTCGATGGCCGCAACGCAATGGAAGCCGAGATTGGCAAGTTTAAAAACGCTGTCGTCCCGGACGTAAAGACCACGCACGACTTCATCGACGAACTGGAATCCGGTAAGTACGACTGGATGAAGGACAAGCCGGTTATCTCCTACTGCACCGGCGGCATCCGCTGCGAGATCCTCTCCGCACTTATGAAGAACCGCGGTTTCGAAGAGGTCTACCAAATCGACGGCGGTATTGTGCGCTACGGCGAAAAGTTTGGCAATAAGGGGCTGTGGGAAGGCTCCCTATATGTCTTCGACAAGCGCATGCATATGGAGTTTGGCGATGGCATCGAAGACGAGGACTACGTACAGCTCGGGCACTGCGTCCACTGCGGCAAGCCCACAAACACCTTCCAGAACTGCATCAACGAAGATACCTGCCGTCGTCAGGTGCTTATTTGCGATGATTGCTGGGAGCACACCGAGACACAGCACTGTGGGCGCGAGGACTGCAAGGAAGTTGCCGAAGAGCTAGCAGCCGCAAAGTAG